TCCGCGACCTGTCGGTCCGCGAGCTGCTCGACATGATGGCATCGCTCTATCCCAGCCCGCTCGGCGTCGACGAGGTGATCGACCTGGCCGGCATCGGCGAGATCGCCGGCCGCCGCACGCAGCGCCTCTCCGGCGGCGAGACGCAGCGAGCCCGCTTCGCCGTCGCGCTCGTCTCCAACCCGGCGCTGCTCGTCCTCGACGAGCCCACCGTGGCGATGGACGTCGAGAGCCGGCATGCGTTCTGGGACTCGATGCGCGGGTTCGCGGCGCGCGGCAAGACGATCGTCTTCGCCACCCACTACCTCGAGGAGGCGGACGCGAACGCCGACCGGGCCGTTCTGATGGCCCACGGCAGCATCGTCGCCGACGGCCCGACGACCGAGATCAAGGCGATGGTCGGCCTGCGCACCATCCGGGCGACGCTCCCCGGCGTCGAGATCGCCGCGCTCGAGGCGCTCGCCGGGGTCACGTCGGTCGAGCGCCGCGGCCGGGCGATCGTCCTGCACTGCGCCGACTCGGACGCCGCCATCCGCGCGCTCCTCACCGCCTATCCGGACGTCCGCGACATCGAGATCACCGGCGCCGGTCTGGAGCAGGCGTTCCTGCAGCTGACGGGGATCGAGACGTGATCACGTTCGCCAAGTACGAGATCGTGCGCACGTTCCGCAACCGCCGCTTCTTCATCTTCTCGGTCGGGTTCCCGGTGGTGCTCTACTTCACGATCGCCGGGCCGAACCGCAACGAGCACAACTTCGCGAACAGCGGGCTCCCGGCCGCGCTCTACTACATGGTCGGCCTGACGGCGTTCGGAACGATGAACACCGTCCTCTCGACCGGGACGCGCATCGCCGGCGAGCGCGCGGCCGGCTGGAACCGGCAGCTGCGCCTGACGCCGCTCTCGACCCGCGACTACTTCCGCACGAAGGTCGTCGTCGCCTACCTGATGGCCTGCATCACGATCATCGTGCTGTACGCGTCGGGCATCTCGCTGGGCGTGTCGCTCCCGGCCGGCGAGTGGGCGCGGATGACGGGGCTGATCCTCGTCGGCCTCGTGCCGTTCATCGCGCTCGGCGTGCTCATGGGACACCTGCTCACCACCGACTCGATCGGCCCGGCGATGGGCGGGACGACCGCCCTGCTCTCGCTCCTCGGCGGCGTCTGGTTCCCGGTGAACAGCGGGGCGCTGCACGACGTCGCCGAGGCGTTGCCGTCGTACTGGCTCGTCCAGGCCAGCCACGTCTCGCTCGGTGGCCACGGCTGGACGGCCAGGGGCTGGTTCATCATGGCGGCATGGGCGGTCGTGCTCGCATTCGCCGCCAGCTGGGCGTACCGGCGCGACACGCAGCGCGTCTAGCCGCGCACCAGAAGGGGTCTGACCCCGCTTGGTGCGCTACTTCGTGACGAGGCTGACCAGCTTGCCCGGGACGACGATCTCCTTCACGACCGTCGTGCCGTCCAGGTGGCGGACGACGTTCGGGAGCGCGCGCGCCTCTGCCAGGACGCCGTCGCGGTCGAGGTCGACCGGTGCGCTGAACTGGCCGCGCAGCTTGCCGTTCACCTGCACCGCGTAGGTGACGTGGTCGGAGACGAGCATCGCCGGGTCGGCCGTCGGCCACGGCGCGTCCCACAGCCGCTCGCCGCCCAGCCGCTCCCACAGCTCGCAGGCGATGTGCGGCGCGTACGGCTGCACCAGCGACACCGCCGTCGCGGCGGCGAAGCGGCGCTGCTCCGGCGTCGCCTCGGACGCCCCCTGGAGCTCCTTCACCAGCTCGTGCACCGCCGACTCGGCCGTGTTGAACGCGAAGCGGTCGCCGACGTCGCTCGTCACCCGGTCGATCGCCCAGTGGGCCTTGCGCACGAGGCCGGCGCCCGGCCCCTCGGCGGGCGCGGAGGCCGGAATGCCCGGCGGCGCCTCCGCGGCCGACTCGACCGCCAGCCGCCACAGCCGTGCCAGGAAGCGGTGGCTCCCCTCCACCCCGCCGTCGAACCACTCGGCGTCCTGGTCGGGCGGGCCCAGGAAGAGGGAGTACATGCG
This Gaiellales bacterium DNA region includes the following protein-coding sequences:
- a CDS encoding ABC transporter ATP-binding protein, with the translated sequence MSATATDTRTISLQGLTKSFASPAGPVHAVRGIDVEIRAGETVALLGPNGAGKSTTIDMLLGLLPPDSGSVSVFGRSPTGAIAQGAIGAMLQTGSLIRDLSVRELLDMMASLYPSPLGVDEVIDLAGIGEIAGRRTQRLSGGETQRARFAVALVSNPALLVLDEPTVAMDVESRHAFWDSMRGFAARGKTIVFATHYLEEADANADRAVLMAHGSIVADGPTTEIKAMVGLRTIRATLPGVEIAALEALAGVTSVERRGRAIVLHCADSDAAIRALLTAYPDVRDIEITGAGLEQAFLQLTGIET
- a CDS encoding ABC transporter permease translates to MITFAKYEIVRTFRNRRFFIFSVGFPVVLYFTIAGPNRNEHNFANSGLPAALYYMVGLTAFGTMNTVLSTGTRIAGERAAGWNRQLRLTPLSTRDYFRTKVVVAYLMACITIIVLYASGISLGVSLPAGEWARMTGLILVGLVPFIALGVLMGHLLTTDSIGPAMGGTTALLSLLGGVWFPVNSGALHDVAEALPSYWLVQASHVSLGGHGWTARGWFIMAAWAVVLAFAASWAYRRDTQRV